A stretch of Oncorhynchus mykiss isolate Arlee chromosome 14, USDA_OmykA_1.1, whole genome shotgun sequence DNA encodes these proteins:
- the arl9 gene encoding ADP-ribosylation factor-like protein 9, with protein MPGVREAAVVGFTLAVTGGVGYVIWTFVSSGVKAKKAKPKPEQEPEKIEKDTRNETAQKVPERAKQTPTVVVTEVKPTGKQVLVLGLEGAGKTSLLHCFATGSLEQDVTPTQGFNAVSINREDLQIEFLEIGGTENLQPYWKRYMCKAMVLVFVVDSSDAAQFPLAKKHLHELLETDLYLPLVVLANKQDNQGACSITTLHEALSLEEVGDQRKLFLIGTHVRKGDTEVNSAVQDARDLIIQMVQDGR; from the exons ATGCCTGGTGTCAGAGAAGCTGCGGTCGTAGGTTTTACTCTCGCAGTAACCGGAGGAGTTGGGTATGTCATCTGGACTTTTGTGTCTTCGGGGGTAAAGGCAAAGAAGGCGAAGCCAAAGCCAGAGCAAGAACCAGAGAAAATAGAAAAGGACACTAGAAATGAAACTGCACAAAAAGTACCAGAACGCGCAAAACAAACACCAACAGTCGTAGTAACAGAG GTGAAGCCCACAGGAAAGCAAGTCCTGGTGCTCGGCCTTGAAGGGGCAGGGAAGACCAGCCTGCTGCACTGCTTTGCCACGGGGAGTCTGGAGCAGGATGTGACCCCAACACAGGGCTTTAACGCTGTGTCCATCAATAGGGAGGACCTGCAGATCGAGTTCCTAGAAA TTGGCGGCACAGAGAACCTGCAGCCCTATTGGAAGAGGTACATGTGCAAGGCTATGGTGCTGGTGTTTGTGGTGGACTCCTCAGACGCCGCCCAGTTCCCTTTGGCTAAGAAGCATCTCCACGAGCTACTCGAAACCGACCTTTACCTTCCCTTAGTGGTACTAGCCAACAAGCAG GATAACCAAGGGGCCTGCAGTATCACAACGCTCCATGAAGCCCTGTCCCTGGAGGAAGTGGGGGACCAGCGCAAGCTCTTCCTCATTGGCACCCATGTCAGGAAGGGGGACACGGAGGTGAACTCTGCTGTGCAGGACGCACGGGACCTGATCATTCAAATGGTGCAGGATGGTAGATAG